A part of Agromyces protaetiae genomic DNA contains:
- a CDS encoding amino acid ABC transporter permease has protein sequence MSSVLYDVPGPRAIARNRILGVVTIVVVAAIAGFFVWRLWETGQFSAEKWYAFTFTNVWLQVGAALLRTLQAFAVAAVGALALGFILAIGRMSVHAWVRVPVGAVVELLRAVPVLIFMFLLYYGLPVLGVKMEPYWAVVIALIAYNGSVLAEVFRAGVEALPRGQSEAGYAIGLRKSGVMRLILLPQAIRAMLPVIIAQLVVTLKDTALGYIITYQELLFYARYIGSQSTYGSPIVPATIVVGIIYIALCLLLSLVAVRVEKRLRRSAKIATAAPEALDQEMTATRVIAVQSGLDGAAGHDGR, from the coding sequence ATGAGCAGCGTGCTCTACGACGTGCCCGGGCCTCGCGCGATCGCCCGGAACCGCATCCTGGGCGTCGTGACGATCGTCGTCGTGGCGGCGATCGCGGGATTCTTCGTGTGGAGGCTGTGGGAGACCGGCCAGTTCTCGGCCGAGAAGTGGTACGCGTTCACGTTCACGAACGTGTGGCTGCAGGTCGGCGCGGCTCTCCTCCGCACGCTGCAGGCGTTCGCGGTCGCGGCGGTCGGCGCGCTCGCGCTCGGGTTCATCCTCGCGATCGGGCGAATGTCGGTGCACGCATGGGTGCGGGTTCCCGTCGGGGCGGTCGTCGAGCTGCTCCGGGCGGTGCCCGTGCTCATCTTCATGTTCCTGCTCTACTACGGTCTGCCCGTGCTCGGCGTCAAGATGGAGCCGTACTGGGCGGTCGTCATCGCGCTCATCGCCTACAACGGATCGGTGCTCGCCGAGGTGTTCCGCGCGGGCGTCGAGGCGCTGCCGCGCGGGCAGAGCGAGGCGGGGTACGCGATCGGCCTCCGCAAGTCCGGCGTCATGCGGCTCATCCTGCTGCCGCAGGCGATCCGGGCGATGCTGCCGGTCATCATCGCGCAACTCGTCGTGACCCTCAAAGACACGGCGCTCGGCTACATCATCACGTACCAAGAACTCCTGTTCTACGCGCGCTACATCGGTTCGCAGTCGACGTACGGGTCGCCCATCGTGCCCGCGACGATCGTCGTCGGCATCATCTACATCGCGCTCTGTCTGCTGCTCTCGCTCGTCGCCGTCCGGGTCGAGAAGCGCCTTCGACGCTCGGCCAAGATCGCGACGGCAGCGCCGGAGGCGCTCGACCAGGAGATGACGGCGACGCGGGTGATCGCCGTCCAGTCCGGACTCGACGGCGCGGCCGGCCACGACGGGCGCTGA
- a CDS encoding amino acid ABC transporter permease produces the protein MGVITDYLPLWGETLLGTIVLFFGGGALALVLGTLVGAMRVSPVPIARGIGILYVNTIRNTPLTLVFFAFAFALPPLLGLRLTSGVSLTLAISALGIYTATYVAETIRSGINTVPVGQAEAARALGLTFGQVMTLVVLPQAFRSVIPPMMSVFIALLKNTTVAAGFSVVNLGSIRANMSEDGENQFIVLLWVMAIFVALVLLLSWAQRALENRWKVAR, from the coding sequence GTGGGCGTCATCACCGACTACCTCCCGCTGTGGGGCGAGACCCTGCTCGGCACGATCGTGCTCTTCTTCGGTGGCGGCGCGCTCGCCCTCGTGCTCGGCACGCTCGTGGGCGCCATGCGCGTCTCGCCCGTGCCGATCGCGCGCGGCATCGGCATCCTCTACGTCAACACGATTCGCAACACCCCCCTCACGCTCGTGTTCTTCGCCTTCGCGTTCGCGCTGCCGCCGCTGCTCGGGCTTCGTCTGACGAGCGGGGTGTCTCTCACGCTCGCGATCTCGGCGCTCGGCATCTACACGGCGACGTATGTGGCCGAGACGATCCGTTCGGGCATCAACACGGTCCCGGTGGGCCAGGCCGAGGCGGCGCGTGCGCTCGGGCTCACGTTCGGCCAGGTGATGACCCTCGTCGTGCTTCCGCAGGCGTTCCGCTCGGTCATCCCGCCCATGATGAGCGTCTTCATCGCCCTGCTCAAGAACACGACGGTTGCGGCGGGATTCTCGGTCGTGAACCTCGGCTCGATCCGCGCGAACATGAGCGAAGACGGCGAGAACCAGTTCATCGTGCTGCTGTGGGTCATGGCGATCTTCGTCGCGCTCGTCCTGCTCTTGTCGTGGGCGCAGCGAGCGCTCGAGAACCGGTGGAAGGTGGCCCGATGA
- a CDS encoding glutamate ABC transporter substrate-binding protein, with the protein MRTTRIAGAIAGLAVAALALTACNSGSPADPGGDAGAGEEETGALWEVATDVALEGSPTFDNMTERGKVIIGVKNDQPGLGYEDAATGERSGFDIGIAQWIAASLGFGEDQIEYQTIPSANREQAIVNGDIDYYVGTYSITDKRKEQIDFAGPYFITGQGLLVAADNTDINGPDDLAGKIVCSVTGSTPLQRIRDEFSPGDTVEYDTYSQCVEQLKAGSVDAITTDEAILAGYVAQDPDALKIAGEPFSEERYGVGLAKGDTVLQQHINDLFTNGGDVWQALFDLNLAPAGIQGTQPAVD; encoded by the coding sequence ATGCGAACCACACGAATCGCCGGCGCCATCGCCGGTCTGGCCGTCGCGGCCCTCGCGCTCACCGCGTGCAACAGCGGCTCTCCCGCCGATCCTGGCGGCGACGCCGGAGCGGGCGAAGAGGAAACGGGCGCCCTGTGGGAGGTCGCGACCGACGTCGCCCTCGAGGGCAGCCCGACGTTCGACAACATGACCGAACGCGGCAAGGTCATCATCGGCGTGAAGAACGACCAGCCGGGCCTCGGCTACGAAGACGCCGCGACCGGTGAGCGCAGCGGCTTCGACATCGGCATCGCGCAGTGGATCGCCGCGTCGCTCGGGTTCGGCGAAGACCAGATCGAATACCAGACGATCCCGTCGGCCAACCGCGAGCAGGCGATCGTGAACGGCGACATCGACTACTACGTCGGCACGTACTCGATCACCGACAAGCGCAAGGAGCAGATCGACTTCGCGGGTCCGTACTTCATCACTGGCCAGGGCCTGCTCGTCGCCGCCGACAACACCGACATCAACGGCCCCGACGACCTCGCGGGCAAGATCGTGTGCTCGGTGACGGGCTCGACTCCGCTGCAGCGCATTCGCGACGAGTTCAGCCCGGGCGACACGGTCGAGTACGACACGTACTCGCAGTGCGTCGAGCAGCTGAAGGCCGGCTCGGTCGACGCGATCACGACCGACGAGGCGATCCTCGCGGGGTACGTCGCGCAAGACCCCGACGCACTGAAGATCGCGGGCGAGCCGTTCAGCGAGGAGCGCTACGGCGTCGGCCTCGCGAAGGGCGACACCGTCCTGCAGCAGCACATCAACGACCTGTTCACGAACGGCGGCGACGTGTGGCAGGCGCTCTTCGACCTGAACCTCGCTCCGGCGGGCATTCAGGGCACGCAGCCCGCGGTCGACTGA
- a CDS encoding amino acid ABC transporter ATP-binding protein, giving the protein MVVDHVDKHYGQFHALKDVSLTVSRGEVVVVIGPSGSGKSTLCRTINRLETFTSGSIRIDGDELPQEGKALAALRADVGMVFQSFNLFAHLTVLDNVTLGPIRVRKQSKADAEAAAKVLLDRVGVGQQASKLPAQLSGGQQQRVAIARALAMNPKVMLFDEPTSALDPEMINEVLDVMVRLAQDGMTMIVVTHEMGFARKAADRVVFMADGQIVEEATPDEFFTNPQSARARDFLSKLITH; this is encoded by the coding sequence GTGGTGGTCGACCACGTCGACAAGCACTACGGGCAGTTCCACGCGTTGAAGGACGTGTCGCTCACCGTCAGCCGGGGCGAGGTCGTCGTCGTCATCGGGCCGTCGGGGTCGGGCAAATCGACCCTGTGCCGCACGATCAACCGCCTCGAGACGTTCACGTCGGGGTCGATCCGCATCGACGGCGACGAACTGCCTCAAGAGGGCAAGGCGCTCGCAGCGCTCCGCGCAGATGTCGGCATGGTATTCCAGTCGTTCAACCTTTTCGCGCATCTCACGGTGCTCGACAACGTCACGCTCGGACCGATCAGGGTCCGCAAGCAGTCGAAGGCCGACGCCGAGGCCGCCGCCAAGGTGCTGCTCGATCGCGTCGGCGTCGGCCAGCAGGCGTCGAAGCTGCCCGCCCAGTTGTCGGGGGGCCAGCAGCAGCGCGTCGCGATCGCGCGTGCGCTCGCGATGAATCCCAAGGTCATGCTCTTCGACGAGCCGACGAGCGCCCTCGATCCCGAGATGATCAACGAGGTGCTCGACGTCATGGTGCGCCTCGCGCAAGACGGCATGACGATGATCGTCGTCACGCACGAGATGGGTTTCGCCCGCAAGGCGGCCGATCGCGTCGTCTTCATGGCCGACGGCCAGATCGTGGAAGAGGCGACGCCCGACGAGTTCTTCACGAACCCGCAGAGCGCTCGCGCGAGAGACTTCCTCTCCAAGCTCATCACGCACTGA
- a CDS encoding TrmH family RNA methyltransferase yields MLENPRSPRVRAVAKLAKKPARVESGLFLLEGPQAVSEALEFRPELVTELFATPTALDRYPGIEEAAVVAGVEVEYVTEEVLESMADTVTPQGFVAVCRQFPTAVKDVFAAKPRLVAILEEVRDPGNLGTIVRAADAAGADAVVLTGCAVDLYNPKVVRSSTGSIFHLPVAVGAELEDVLTRARAAGLTVLAADVKGEDLLSIRTEGVLARPTAWLFGNEAHGLPDAQLALADRAVTVPIYGHAESMNLATAASVCLYESAFAHRS; encoded by the coding sequence ATGCTCGAGAACCCCCGTTCCCCGCGCGTGCGCGCCGTGGCGAAGCTCGCGAAGAAGCCTGCGCGCGTCGAGAGCGGCCTGTTCCTGCTCGAGGGGCCGCAGGCCGTATCCGAGGCGCTCGAGTTCCGGCCCGAGCTCGTGACCGAGCTGTTCGCGACGCCGACGGCGCTCGACCGGTATCCGGGCATCGAGGAGGCGGCGGTCGTCGCGGGCGTCGAGGTCGAGTACGTCACCGAAGAGGTGCTCGAGTCGATGGCCGACACGGTCACGCCGCAGGGGTTCGTGGCCGTGTGCCGGCAGTTCCCGACGGCGGTGAAAGACGTGTTCGCCGCGAAGCCGAGGCTCGTCGCGATCCTCGAGGAGGTGCGCGATCCGGGCAACCTCGGCACGATCGTGCGTGCGGCCGACGCGGCCGGCGCCGACGCCGTCGTGTTGACCGGTTGCGCCGTCGACCTCTACAACCCGAAGGTCGTGCGCAGTTCGACGGGGTCGATCTTCCACCTTCCGGTCGCGGTCGGCGCGGAACTCGAAGACGTGCTGACCCGCGCACGCGCGGCGGGGCTCACGGTACTCGCGGCCGACGTCAAGGGTGAAGACCTGCTCTCGATCCGCACCGAGGGCGTGCTCGCCCGGCCGACGGCGTGGCTGTTCGGCAATGAGGCCCACGGGCTTCCCGACGCGCAGCTCGCGCTCGCCGATCGCGCCGTGACGGTTCCGATCTACGGGCACGCCGAGTCGATGAACCTCGCGACGGCGGCCTCGGTCTGCCTCTACGAGAGCGCGTTCGCGCACCGCAGCTGA
- the rplT gene encoding 50S ribosomal protein L20, whose translation MARVKRAVNAHKKRRVILERAEGYRGQRSRLYRKAKEQVTHSLVYSYNDRRKKKGDFRRLWIQRINAASRQHGLTYNRLIQGLALAGIEVDRRILAELAVNEPATFASIVESAKKALPADVNAPKNAA comes from the coding sequence ATGGCTAGAGTCAAGCGGGCAGTCAACGCCCACAAGAAGCGTCGGGTCATCCTCGAGCGTGCCGAGGGCTACCGCGGTCAGCGGTCGCGCCTCTACCGCAAGGCGAAGGAGCAGGTCACCCACTCGCTCGTCTACTCGTACAACGACCGTCGCAAGAAGAAGGGCGACTTCCGTCGTCTCTGGATCCAGCGGATCAACGCGGCGTCGCGTCAGCACGGCCTGACCTACAACCGCCTCATCCAGGGCCTCGCCCTCGCGGGCATCGAGGTCGACCGTCGCATCCTCGCGGAGCTCGCGGTCAACGAGCCGGCGACGTTCGCGTCGATCGTCGAGTCGGCGAAGAAGGCCCTCCCGGCCGACGTCAACGCTCCGAAGAACGCGGCGTAA
- the rpmI gene encoding 50S ribosomal protein L35 encodes MPKQKTHSGAKKRFKITGTGKLKKQQAGMRHNLEGKSSVRTRRLNQDKVLSAPDAKVINKLLGR; translated from the coding sequence ATGCCGAAGCAGAAGACCCACTCCGGGGCCAAGAAGCGCTTCAAGATCACCGGCACCGGCAAGCTGAAGAAGCAGCAGGCCGGCATGCGCCACAACCTCGAGGGCAAGTCCTCGGTGCGCACCCGCCGCCTCAACCAGGACAAGGTCCTCTCGGCGCCCGACGCCAAGGTCATCAACAAGCTGCTCGGCCGCTGA
- the infC gene encoding translation initiation factor IF-3 codes for MSDPRTNDRIRVPEVRLVGPGGEQVGVVKIEVALRLAQEADLDLVEVAPNSRPPVVKIMDYGKYKYEAAQKAKEARRNQANTILKEVRFRLKIDKHDYETKMKRAIGFLKTGDKVKAMILFRGREQSRPEMGVRLLQRFAEDVAEFGTVEHNPTIDGRNMVMVIAPLKNKSEAKAEANAQRAAAKARPGAAEEAEPVESDAQ; via the coding sequence ATCAGCGATCCGCGTACCAATGACCGTATCCGCGTTCCCGAGGTCCGCCTCGTGGGCCCCGGCGGAGAGCAGGTCGGCGTCGTGAAGATCGAGGTGGCCCTGCGGCTGGCGCAGGAGGCCGACCTCGATCTCGTCGAGGTCGCTCCGAACTCGCGTCCCCCGGTCGTCAAGATCATGGACTACGGCAAGTACAAGTACGAGGCTGCGCAGAAGGCCAAGGAGGCCCGGCGCAACCAGGCGAACACGATCCTCAAAGAGGTCCGGTTCCGCCTCAAGATCGACAAGCACGACTACGAGACCAAGATGAAGCGCGCCATCGGCTTCTTGAAGACCGGTGACAAGGTCAAGGCGATGATCCTCTTCCGGGGCCGCGAGCAGTCGCGTCCCGAGATGGGCGTCCGCCTCCTCCAGCGCTTCGCGGAAGACGTGGCTGAGTTCGGCACGGTCGAGCACAACCCCACGATCGACGGCCGCAACATGGTCATGGTCATCGCTCCTCTGAAGAACAAGTCCGAGGCCAAGGCCGAGGCGAACGCACAGCGCGCTGCTGCGAAGGCACGACCCGGTGCGGCCGAAGAGGCCGAGCCCGTCGAGTCCGACGCCCAGTAG
- a CDS encoding DUF1844 domain-containing protein, with the protein MSDEHLHHDVSEAVSDATRDIAEVPAVEVITTAAVHLMSAAAVKLGLADDPESQLDLDDARKLINALAGLITAGAPEISDMHARPLRDGLRSLQLAFREASVIPDEIGKGPGEKWTGPVS; encoded by the coding sequence ATCTCCGACGAGCACCTTCACCACGACGTTTCCGAAGCCGTTTCCGACGCGACCCGCGACATCGCCGAGGTCCCCGCCGTCGAGGTCATCACGACCGCCGCGGTGCACCTCATGAGCGCCGCGGCGGTCAAGCTCGGCCTCGCCGACGACCCCGAGTCGCAGCTCGACCTCGACGACGCGCGCAAGCTCATCAACGCACTCGCCGGCCTCATCACGGCGGGCGCCCCCGAGATCAGCGACATGCACGCCCGCCCGCTTCGCGATGGCCTCCGCTCGCTCCAGCTCGCGTTCCGCGAGGCGTCGGTCATCCCCGACGAGATCGGCAAGGGCCCCGGCGAGAAGTGGACCGGGCCCGTCAGCTGA
- a CDS encoding DNA-formamidopyrimidine glycosylase family protein — translation MPEGDTVFQAARRLHAALAGAELTRTDFRVPRYATADLSGERVDEVVARGKHLLVRTPAWSIHSHLKMEGEWRVFAPGERWTKPGHLARVVLETSAAVVVGFELGTVELLPRADEAAALAYLGPDLLGEEWGASPEAAAHSAAEAVARLAATPPDIPVAVALLDQRNLAGLGNVYVNELCFLRGIRPDRPIGDVPDLPAVVDLGRRLLVANRDRVARVTTGVDRRGQRLWVYGRAGEPCRRCGTRIERGEIGRAVADSVTDPQERVAFWCPNCQR, via the coding sequence ATGCCCGAGGGTGACACCGTCTTCCAGGCCGCCCGCCGCCTGCACGCGGCCCTCGCGGGGGCGGAACTCACGCGCACCGACTTCCGGGTGCCGCGGTACGCGACCGCCGACCTCTCGGGCGAACGGGTCGACGAGGTCGTCGCGCGCGGCAAACACCTGCTCGTGCGGACACCGGCGTGGAGCATCCACTCGCATCTCAAGATGGAAGGAGAGTGGCGCGTCTTCGCACCGGGCGAGCGGTGGACGAAGCCGGGGCATCTCGCACGCGTCGTGCTTGAGACATCCGCCGCCGTCGTCGTGGGGTTCGAACTCGGCACCGTCGAGCTGCTCCCGCGCGCCGATGAGGCCGCCGCGCTCGCGTACCTCGGACCCGACCTCCTCGGCGAGGAGTGGGGCGCGAGCCCGGAGGCCGCGGCGCACTCCGCGGCCGAAGCCGTCGCCCGCCTCGCCGCGACCCCGCCCGACATTCCGGTCGCCGTCGCACTCCTCGACCAGCGGAACCTCGCGGGCCTCGGCAACGTGTACGTCAACGAACTGTGCTTCCTCCGGGGCATCCGCCCCGACCGTCCGATCGGCGACGTGCCCGACCTGCCGGCCGTCGTCGACCTCGGCCGGCGCCTCCTCGTCGCGAACCGCGACCGCGTCGCACGCGTGACGACGGGCGTCGACCGCCGCGGACAACGCCTGTGGGTCTACGGAAGGGCAGGGGAGCCGTGCCGACGCTGCGGCACGCGCATCGAGCGCGGCGAGATCGGGCGGGCGGTCGCCGACTCGGTCACCGACCCGCAGGAGCGCGTCGCGTTCTGGTGCCCGAACTGCCAGCGGTGA
- a CDS encoding pyridoxal phosphate-dependent decarboxylase family protein, producing MPDDEYSGVLTTAEHHAREWLNSVAERPIEPEATPDEIKDALGRAFPDEGADPVAVVELLATAIEPGLIAMPSPRFYGFVIGGTHPAGLGADWLVSAWDQNTGSRAPTPGTAAVEELAASWLLDLFGLPAESGVGFVTGATMANFACLVAARGEVLRRAGWDVERDGLQGAPRVRFFAGDAVHSSMVAAGRMAGLGMPRTVGADGEGRIDVDGLAAALAEGDGGEEDGLVEAGPAIVALQAGDVHSGAFDDFAAAIEVAHAAGAWVHIDGAFGLWAGASPSLRHLVAGFERADSWATDAHKTLNTPYDCGIAIVADESAMVRALGAHASYLPVPGAISEPYDRTPELSRRARGVPVWATLRALGRHGVADLVDGLAAAARGLADGFTRIPGLEVLNEVVFTQVCVAAEDDATTAALVEGLRHDGVVWASPSRWNGRGIVRFSVSNRGTDATAVARTVDTVERVLGEVRAGR from the coding sequence ATGCCCGACGACGAGTACAGCGGCGTGCTCACGACGGCCGAGCACCATGCCCGGGAGTGGTTGAACTCGGTGGCCGAGCGGCCCATCGAGCCCGAGGCGACGCCCGACGAGATCAAGGACGCGCTCGGTCGGGCGTTTCCCGACGAAGGCGCCGACCCGGTTGCCGTCGTCGAGTTGCTCGCGACGGCGATCGAGCCGGGACTCATCGCGATGCCCTCGCCCAGGTTCTACGGGTTCGTCATCGGCGGCACGCACCCGGCGGGGCTCGGCGCCGACTGGCTCGTCTCGGCGTGGGATCAGAACACGGGGTCGCGCGCGCCGACGCCGGGGACGGCCGCCGTCGAGGAACTCGCCGCAAGCTGGTTGCTCGATCTGTTCGGGCTGCCCGCGGAGAGCGGTGTCGGATTCGTCACGGGCGCCACGATGGCGAACTTCGCGTGCCTCGTCGCGGCACGCGGCGAGGTCCTGCGTCGGGCCGGGTGGGATGTCGAGCGCGACGGCCTGCAGGGCGCCCCGCGCGTGCGCTTCTTCGCGGGCGACGCGGTGCACAGTTCGATGGTCGCGGCGGGGCGGATGGCAGGGCTCGGGATGCCTCGCACGGTCGGCGCCGACGGTGAGGGGCGCATCGACGTCGACGGGCTCGCGGCGGCGCTCGCTGAGGGCGACGGCGGCGAAGAAGACGGGTTGGTGGAGGCCGGGCCCGCGATCGTCGCCCTCCAGGCGGGCGACGTGCATTCAGGCGCGTTCGACGACTTCGCGGCGGCGATCGAGGTCGCGCACGCGGCCGGAGCATGGGTGCACATCGACGGCGCGTTCGGGCTGTGGGCGGGCGCGAGCCCGTCGTTGCGGCACCTCGTCGCGGGGTTCGAACGCGCCGACTCGTGGGCGACCGACGCGCACAAGACGCTCAACACGCCGTACGACTGCGGCATCGCGATCGTCGCCGACGAGTCCGCGATGGTACGGGCGCTCGGCGCGCACGCGTCCTATCTGCCGGTGCCGGGCGCGATCTCCGAACCGTACGATCGCACGCCCGAGTTGTCGCGGCGGGCGCGCGGGGTGCCCGTGTGGGCGACGCTCCGCGCGCTCGGACGGCACGGCGTCGCGGACCTCGTGGACGGGCTCGCGGCGGCGGCGCGCGGCCTCGCCGACGGGTTCACGCGGATTCCCGGGCTCGAGGTGTTGAACGAGGTCGTGTTCACCCAGGTGTGCGTCGCGGCCGAGGACGACGCGACGACGGCGGCGCTCGTCGAGGGGCTGCGTCACGACGGCGTCGTGTGGGCGTCGCCCTCGCGGTGGAACGGCCGAGGGATCGTCCGGTTCTCGGTGAGCAATCGGGGCACGGATGCCACGGCCGTCGCCCGCACGGTCGACACCGTGGAGCGCGTGCTCGGCGAGGTGCGCGCGGGCCGCTGA
- a CDS encoding SseB family protein, with protein sequence MSRGTEPASERADASDGGVPRKGARNLGSTGGRAPAGGTDSAGRPWAGRAFEENTHSDDDGAAPPLLEAAVRRFRSGDGGQADVVQAFGSSRLLIPLLAELGSGEAGGTEVGAHGHVIDKSQELSIVTVAGPDGRRVLPVFASVAAMKAWNPTARPVPADGVRVALAAVDDGTDLVVLDAGSAGEFVLRRPAVWAVAQQMPWRPSFESEEVAQAFAHSIESELAVLAVDLDAGDPDARLAGPELIVRLTLASGLTREELDATTARLARRWAADDLIATAVDSLAVRLTSG encoded by the coding sequence ATGTCGCGGGGCACTGAACCCGCTTCCGAGCGAGCGGATGCCTCCGACGGGGGCGTTCCTCGCAAGGGTGCCCGAAACCTCGGCTCGACGGGCGGGCGGGCGCCCGCGGGGGGCACCGACTCGGCCGGCAGGCCGTGGGCCGGTCGGGCGTTCGAGGAGAACACGCACTCGGACGACGACGGTGCCGCACCGCCGCTCCTCGAGGCCGCGGTGCGCCGATTCCGGTCGGGTGACGGCGGTCAGGCCGACGTCGTGCAGGCGTTCGGGTCGTCCCGGCTCCTGATCCCCCTCCTCGCCGAGCTCGGCTCGGGTGAGGCGGGAGGCACGGAGGTCGGCGCGCACGGCCACGTGATCGACAAGAGCCAGGAGCTCTCGATCGTGACGGTCGCGGGTCCCGACGGACGGCGTGTGCTGCCCGTGTTCGCGTCGGTTGCGGCGATGAAGGCGTGGAATCCGACGGCGCGCCCGGTTCCGGCCGACGGCGTGCGCGTCGCGCTCGCGGCGGTCGACGACGGCACCGACCTCGTCGTGCTCGACGCGGGTTCGGCGGGGGAGTTCGTGCTGCGCCGTCCGGCGGTGTGGGCGGTCGCCCAGCAGATGCCGTGGCGTCCGTCGTTCGAGTCCGAAGAAGTGGCGCAGGCGTTCGCTCACTCGATCGAGTCGGAGCTCGCCGTGCTCGCCGTCGACCTCGACGCGGGCGACCCCGACGCGCGACTTGCGGGCCCCGAGCTCATCGTGCGGCTGACGCTCGCGTCGGGTCTTACGCGCGAGGAGCTGGACGCGACGACGGCGCGGCTCGCGCGTCGCTGGGCCGCCGACGACCTCATCGCGACGGCGGTCGACTCGCTCGCCGTGCGGCTGACGTCGGGCTGA
- the priA gene encoding bifunctional 1-(5-phosphoribosyl)-5-((5-phosphoribosylamino)methylideneamino)imidazole-4-carboxamide isomerase/phosphoribosylanthranilate isomerase PriA, with product MSEFNNTPKLVLLPAVDVAGGKAVRLTQGEAGTETNYGDPVDAAADWADQGAEWIHLVDLDAAFGRGSNGALLKKVIRQVRGVNVELSGGIRDDASLEHALEIGAKRINLGTAALENPEWAASVIAQYGEAIAVGLDVRGETLAARGWTQDGGNLWQVMDRLEEAGAARYVVTDVTKDGTLQGPNIDLLRKLTERTRRPVVASGGVSSLDDIAALRELVPLGVEGAIVGKALYAGAFTLPEALDVAGH from the coding sequence ATGAGTGAGTTCAACAACACCCCCAAGCTTGTGCTGCTTCCGGCCGTCGATGTGGCGGGCGGCAAGGCGGTCCGCCTGACGCAGGGCGAGGCGGGGACCGAGACCAACTACGGCGACCCGGTCGATGCGGCCGCCGACTGGGCCGACCAGGGCGCGGAGTGGATCCACCTCGTCGACCTCGACGCGGCGTTCGGCCGCGGGTCCAACGGGGCCCTGCTGAAGAAGGTCATCCGTCAGGTGCGCGGAGTCAACGTCGAGCTTTCGGGCGGCATCCGCGACGACGCGTCGCTCGAGCACGCGCTCGAGATCGGTGCGAAGCGCATCAACCTCGGCACGGCCGCGCTCGAGAACCCCGAGTGGGCGGCGTCGGTCATCGCGCAGTACGGCGAGGCGATCGCGGTCGGCCTCGACGTGCGCGGCGAGACGCTCGCAGCCCGCGGCTGGACGCAGGACGGCGGCAATCTCTGGCAGGTCATGGACCGCCTCGAGGAGGCCGGCGCGGCGCGCTACGTCGTGACGGACGTCACGAAGGACGGCACCCTCCAGGGTCCGAACATCGACCTGCTGCGCAAGCTCACCGAGCGCACGCGGCGCCCGGTCGTGGCGTCGGGCGGCGTCTCGAGCCTCGACGACATCGCGGCGCTCCGCGAACTCGTGCCGCTCGGCGTCGAGGGCGCGATCGTCGGCAAGGCGCTGTACGCGGGCGCGTTCACGCTGCCCGAGGCGTTGGATGTCGCGGGGCACTGA
- the hisH gene encoding imidazole glycerol phosphate synthase subunit HisH, with protein sequence MRRVVVLDYGSGNIHSAAKALERAGAEVEVTADRAAAMEADGLVVPGVGAFKAVMDQLRAVRGDELVDRRLAGGRKVLGICVGMQVMFEHGVERGVDTEGLGEWPGTVTELPAEVLPHMGWNTVEAGEGSVLFDGIEDERFYFVHSFAAQEWLLDVIPPFPQPALTWAEHGGRFLAAVENGPLSATQFHPEKSGDAGIRLLSNWIRSLD encoded by the coding sequence ATGCGTCGCGTCGTGGTGCTCGACTACGGCTCGGGCAACATCCACTCGGCGGCCAAGGCGCTCGAGCGCGCGGGCGCCGAGGTCGAGGTGACGGCCGACCGCGCGGCGGCGATGGAGGCCGACGGGCTCGTCGTGCCGGGTGTCGGTGCGTTCAAGGCCGTCATGGACCAACTGCGTGCGGTGCGCGGCGACGAACTCGTCGACCGCAGGCTCGCGGGCGGGCGCAAGGTGCTCGGCATCTGCGTCGGCATGCAGGTCATGTTCGAACACGGGGTCGAGCGCGGCGTCGACACCGAAGGGCTCGGCGAGTGGCCGGGCACGGTCACCGAGCTCCCGGCCGAGGTGCTGCCCCACATGGGCTGGAACACGGTCGAAGCCGGCGAGGGCAGCGTGCTCTTCGACGGCATCGAAGACGAGCGGTTCTACTTCGTGCACTCGTTCGCCGCGCAAGAGTGGCTGCTCGACGTCATCCCGCCCTTCCCGCAGCCCGCGCTCACGTGGGCCGAGCACGGCGGCCGCTTCCTCGCGGCCGTCGAGAACGGGCCGTTGTCGGCGACGCAGTTCCATCCCGAGAAGAGCGGCGATGCAGGCATCCGGTTGCTCTCGAACTGGATCCGCTCGCTCGACTGA